Proteins from a single region of Carassius carassius chromosome 37, fCarCar2.1, whole genome shotgun sequence:
- the elovl4b gene encoding elongation of very long chain fatty acids protein 4b, with protein METVIHFMNDSVEFYKWSLTIADKRVEEWPMMSSPLPTLGISVLYLLFLWVGPLYMQNREPFQLRKTLIVYNFSMVLLNFYICKELLLGSRAAGYSYLCQPVNYSNDVNEVRIASALWWYYISKGVEFLDTVFFIMRKKFNQVSFLHVYHHCTMFILWWIGIKWVPGGQSFFGATINSGIHVLMYGYYGLAAFGPKIQKYLWWKKYLTIIQMIQFHVTIGHAAHSLYTGCPFPAWMQWALIGYAVTFIILFANFYYQTYRRQPRLKTAKTAVNGISNGTSKTSEVTENGKKQKKGKGKHD; from the exons ATGGAGACAGTCATTCACTTTATGAATGACTCTGTAGAGTTTTATAAATGGAGCCTTACCATAGCAG ATAAGCGTGTGGAGGAATGGCCGATGATGTCATCTCCGCTCCCCACACTGGGGATCAGTGTTCTATACCTGCTCTTCCTGTGGGTCGGACCCCTTTACATGCAGAACCGGGAGCCTTTTCAGCTCAGAAAAACCCTCATTGTGTACAACTTCAGCATGGTGCTGCTTAACTTCTACATCTGCAAAGAG CTGCTTCTGGGCTCCAGAGCGGCTGGATACAGCTACCTCTGCCAGCCTGTGAACTACTCCAATGATGTGAATGAAGTCAGG ATAGCGTCAGCACTATGGTGGTACTACATCTCTAAGGGGGTGGAGTTTCTGGACACAGTGTTCTTCATCATGAGGAAGAAGTTTAATCAGGTCAGCTTCCTGCACGTCTATCACCACTGCACAATGTTCATCCTGTGGTGGATCGGCATCAAGTGGGTTCCTGGCGGACagt CTTTCTTTGGCGCTACGATTAATTCAGGCATTCACGTTCTGATGTACGGATACTATGGCTTGGCAGCGTTTGGACCGAAGATCCAGAAGTACCTGTGGTGGAAGAAATACCTCACTATTATTCAGATG ATCCAGTTCCACGTCACCATTGGCCACGCCGCTCATTCTCTCTACACGGGCTGCCCATTCCCGGCCTGGATGCAgtgggctctgattggctacgCTGTCACATTCATCATCCTGTTTGCCAATTTCTACTACCAGACCTACCGCCGCCAGCCACGCCTCAAGACGGCCAAAACTGCTGTGAACGGCATCTCCAATGGCACCAGCAAGACATCGGAGGTCACAGAAAACggaaagaaacagaagaaagGAAAAGGAAAGCATGATTGA